In one window of Limnohabitans sp. MORI2 DNA:
- a CDS encoding urease subunit beta has translation MTPGELLIDEGEHTLNPGRRTHTLVVQNASDRPIQVGSHYHFAETNAGLRFDRVAAHGMRLNIASGTAVRFEPGQQRTVELVDLSGDRQVFGFRGLVNGPVDKGSK, from the coding sequence ATGACACCCGGCGAACTCTTGATTGACGAGGGCGAACACACCCTCAACCCCGGCCGACGCACGCACACGTTGGTGGTGCAAAACGCCAGTGACCGCCCGATCCAAGTGGGCTCGCACTACCACTTTGCAGAAACCAATGCAGGCTTGCGCTTTGATCGTGTGGCTGCACACGGCATGCGTTTGAACATTGCCTCTGGCACTGCGGTTCGCTTTGAACCCGGCCAACAACGCACGGTCGAGTTGGTCGACTTGAGCGGCGATCGTCAGGTGTTTGGCTTTCGCGGTTTGGTGAACGGTCCTGTGGACAAAGGAAGCAAGTGA